The following proteins are co-located in the Gloeocapsa sp. PCC 7428 genome:
- a CDS encoding low-complexity tail membrane protein — protein MSFRSEPMLWIHLSGLAVVPICLDVCLLGLAVGDPVLPIWLEVALVAAMGVVPVVWMQLQRPFYIFAVLAIALKQEKLTTQQRQILSLINTRINKVLTILAAVLLVTVLWQLYQIAPVVALTLFPREWRILGLLLAGCSFAFANLFFQIPVSVMRVLVTSDAEFAAIKPYPQENIAPDFTILGLQVNQLLPKLVHTHTEN, from the coding sequence ATGTCTTTTCGGTCAGAACCCATGTTGTGGATTCACCTTTCGGGGTTAGCCGTCGTCCCAATCTGTTTAGATGTGTGTTTATTAGGATTGGCGGTGGGAGATCCTGTTTTACCCATCTGGTTAGAGGTAGCGCTTGTTGCTGCGATGGGAGTTGTCCCAGTCGTGTGGATGCAGTTGCAACGTCCGTTTTACATTTTTGCGGTTTTGGCGATCGCACTCAAACAAGAAAAATTAACGACCCAACAGCGCCAAATTTTAAGTTTAATCAATACCCGCATCAACAAAGTACTAACTATCTTAGCTGCGGTATTATTAGTTACAGTGCTGTGGCAATTGTACCAAATTGCACCAGTTGTAGCCTTGACTCTATTTCCCCGTGAATGGCGGATTTTAGGACTATTACTCGCTGGCTGTAGTTTTGCCTTCGCGAACTTGTTTTTTCAAATTCCCGTAAGTGTGATGCGGGTGCTTGTTACCAGTGATGCAGAATTTGCCGCGATAAAACCTTATCCTCAAGAGAACATAGCACCAGATTTTACAATTTTAGGTTTGCAGGTGAATCAACTTTTACCAAAGTTAGTACACACTCACACAGAAAACTGA
- a CDS encoding DUF3493 domain-containing protein, whose protein sequence is MVKPTSKNRSNKRFTPEQYARLKAEAAAPYRGLRKFIYISFGASGFIGALVFLAQLAAGRDVETALPNFALQLGVIALMVFLFRWDRESR, encoded by the coding sequence ATGGTAAAACCAACTTCCAAAAATCGCAGCAATAAACGTTTTACACCTGAGCAATACGCGCGTTTAAAAGCTGAGGCTGCGGCTCCTTATCGAGGTTTGCGCAAATTTATTTATATCAGTTTTGGTGCCTCTGGTTTTATCGGAGCATTAGTTTTTCTTGCCCAACTAGCAGCTGGACGTGATGTAGAGACAGCTTTACCTAATTTTGCACTTCAACTTGGAGTAATAGCCTTGATGGTCTTTCTGTTTCGCTGGGATCGCGAATCGCGTTGA
- the nusA gene encoding transcription termination factor NusA, whose translation MSMVSLPGLKDLIENISRERNLPRVAVQAALREALLKGYERYRRAQNLDKQHFDEDFFDNFEVELDVEEEGFRVLATKTIVEEISDPDHQISLREVQEVAEEAQLGSEVVLDVTPEQKEFGRMAAMQTKQVLAQKLRDQQRQMIQEEFQDLEGTVLQARVLRFERQSVIMAVSSGFGQPEVEAELPKREQLPNDNYRANATFKVYLKKVSQGQQRGPQLVVSRADAGLVVYLFANEVPEIEDEVVRIVAVAREANPPSRYVGPRTKIAVDTLERDVDPVGACIGARGSRIQVVVNELRGEKIDVIRWSPDPATYIANALSPARVDEVRLMDPESRQTHVLVAEDQLSLAIGKEGQNVRLAARLTGWKIDIKDRAKYDYAAEDAKFAAAAAEYQAQQAQMEMDQAEDEDELDELDEEFTETMEVSDAPA comes from the coding sequence ATGTCAATGGTAAGTTTGCCTGGACTGAAAGATTTAATTGAAAATATTAGTCGCGAGCGCAATTTACCGCGTGTTGCCGTACAAGCGGCGCTCCGCGAAGCACTACTGAAAGGTTACGAACGATATCGTCGAGCGCAAAACCTCGATAAACAGCATTTTGACGAAGATTTCTTTGACAACTTTGAAGTTGAACTTGACGTAGAAGAAGAAGGCTTTCGCGTCCTCGCCACCAAAACCATCGTCGAAGAAATTAGCGATCCCGATCATCAAATTTCCTTACGCGAAGTTCAAGAAGTCGCAGAAGAAGCACAACTTGGCAGCGAGGTTGTGTTAGACGTGACGCCCGAACAAAAAGAATTTGGGCGCATGGCAGCAATGCAGACCAAGCAAGTACTTGCGCAAAAACTCCGCGACCAACAACGGCAAATGATTCAAGAGGAATTTCAAGACCTAGAAGGCACTGTTCTGCAAGCGCGAGTACTGCGCTTTGAACGACAATCGGTCATTATGGCAGTCAGTAGCGGTTTTGGTCAGCCCGAAGTCGAAGCCGAACTACCCAAACGCGAACAATTGCCTAACGATAACTACCGTGCAAATGCCACGTTCAAAGTTTACCTCAAAAAAGTTTCACAAGGTCAGCAACGCGGTCCCCAACTCGTTGTCTCGCGTGCGGATGCGGGCTTAGTAGTATATCTTTTTGCTAACGAAGTTCCAGAAATTGAAGATGAAGTCGTGCGCATTGTCGCAGTGGCACGCGAAGCAAACCCCCCGTCGCGCTATGTTGGTCCTCGCACGAAAATCGCCGTTGATACCTTAGAACGCGATGTCGATCCTGTCGGTGCGTGTATTGGCGCGCGCGGTTCGCGAATTCAAGTTGTTGTCAACGAACTGCGTGGCGAGAAAATTGATGTGATTCGTTGGTCGCCAGACCCCGCGACCTATATTGCCAACGCACTTAGCCCTGCCCGTGTCGATGAGGTGCGCTTGATGGACCCAGAATCGCGGCAAACGCACGTCCTTGTTGCCGAAGACCAACTCAGCTTAGCAATTGGTAAAGAAGGACAAAATGTCCGCTTAGCTGCACGCTTAACCGGTTGGAAAATCGATATCAAAGACCGCGCGAAGTACGACTACGCCGCAGAAGACGCTAAATTTGCCGCCGCTGCTGCCGAATATCAAGCGCAACAAGCTCAAATGGAAATGGATCAAGCAGAAGACGAAGATGAATTAGATGAACTAGACGAAGAATTTACAGAAACTATGGAAGTAAGCGATGCCCCAGCTTAA
- the rimP gene encoding ribosome maturation factor RimP has product MTHPLIPQIIEIATPVAEELGLELVGVVFHTNQRPPVLRVDIRNPQQDTGLDDCERMSRALEAQMDQASIVPDAYVLEVSSPGTSRQLSTDREFTAFKGFAVLVRSSQPHEGQQEWVGQLIRRDETAVYLNQKGRVVAIPRALITKVQLDDRR; this is encoded by the coding sequence ATGACTCATCCCCTAATTCCACAAATCATTGAAATAGCAACACCAGTAGCAGAAGAACTCGGCTTGGAATTGGTCGGAGTAGTTTTTCACACTAACCAACGCCCTCCTGTACTGCGTGTGGATATACGCAATCCACAGCAAGATACTGGGTTAGATGATTGTGAGCGAATGAGTCGTGCGTTAGAAGCCCAAATGGATCAGGCAAGTATTGTTCCAGATGCTTATGTGTTGGAAGTTTCTAGCCCAGGAACTTCGCGGCAATTAAGTACCGACCGAGAGTTTACTGCTTTTAAAGGGTTTGCGGTGCTTGTTAGGAGTTCTCAACCGCATGAAGGTCAGCAGGAGTGGGTAGGACAACTCATTCGTCGCGATGAAACAGCCGTCTACTTAAACCAGAAAGGTCGAGTAGTTGCCATTCCGCGCGCGCTCATTACTAAAGTACAGCTAGACGATCGTCGTTAG
- a CDS encoding DUF389 domain-containing protein — MRQLLIQVPHGYGKEVLAIAQAYDATNTARVEATGNNEPIDLVIVHISNQKVEEFLGDLESLPNLQVTLIPRGVIAMHPPADQAPQQVTDVKARSPIEIFLAGLQSVGSWKAFLGYAAAAGVVVWIGLYTNTSYLLVAAMLIAPFAGPAMNVAIATARGDVNLLKRTLLRYFAALAVTIVVAGVLSFLLQQEVVTSTMSDTSKISTVAVLLPLVAGAAGAINLVQSERSSLVSGAAVGMLVAASLAPPAGLIGMAGVMGRWDLAINGVFLLLLQLVGINLSASLVFRSYGLTARGARYQRGKKALFPAILAVTFVALLALLIWQFSASPNLQRSSREQSANQTIQQAVEDSDLVELVEANVRFPTPNISGQNTLLVVMYVQRRAGVTASAEVISDRLTQAVQTALHNQDFNVTPLVSVNVLSAPNTQN; from the coding sequence ATGCGGCAACTCTTAATTCAAGTACCACATGGTTATGGCAAGGAAGTTTTAGCAATAGCTCAAGCTTATGATGCTACAAATACAGCACGAGTTGAAGCAACAGGAAATAACGAACCGATTGATCTTGTCATCGTTCATATTTCTAACCAGAAAGTCGAAGAATTTTTAGGAGATTTGGAATCGCTACCAAACTTACAGGTGACGCTGATTCCGCGTGGGGTGATTGCGATGCATCCACCTGCCGATCAAGCACCGCAGCAGGTGACTGATGTCAAGGCGCGTAGCCCAATTGAAATCTTTTTGGCAGGTTTGCAAAGTGTCGGTTCTTGGAAAGCTTTTCTCGGATATGCTGCCGCAGCGGGTGTAGTGGTGTGGATTGGTTTATACACAAATACAAGTTATTTACTCGTAGCGGCGATGTTGATTGCGCCGTTTGCAGGTCCCGCGATGAATGTGGCGATCGCCACAGCACGCGGTGATGTGAATCTTCTCAAACGTACTTTATTACGCTACTTCGCTGCACTTGCTGTCACAATTGTTGTTGCTGGTGTCCTCAGTTTTCTACTTCAGCAAGAGGTGGTGACGAGTACGATGAGTGATACCAGTAAGATATCGACGGTTGCCGTACTTTTACCGCTCGTTGCTGGGGCGGCGGGGGCGATTAACCTCGTGCAATCAGAACGCAGTAGCCTTGTCTCTGGTGCAGCGGTGGGAATGCTTGTGGCGGCTTCACTCGCACCACCTGCGGGATTGATTGGCATGGCGGGTGTGATGGGGCGATGGGATTTAGCAATTAATGGTGTGTTTTTATTGTTATTGCAACTAGTGGGTATTAACTTATCGGCTTCGCTGGTCTTTCGGAGTTATGGTTTAACAGCAAGAGGGGCGCGATATCAGCGGGGTAAGAAAGCGCTGTTTCCGGCGATACTAGCCGTAACATTTGTGGCACTTCTAGCGTTACTCATCTGGCAGTTTAGCGCTTCTCCCAATCTGCAACGTAGTAGCCGCGAACAAAGTGCTAATCAGACAATTCAGCAGGCGGTAGAAGATAGCGACTTGGTGGAACTTGTAGAGGCGAATGTCCGGTTTCCAACGCCGAATATTTCTGGACAAAATACACTACTTGTGGTGATGTACGTGCAGCGACGTGCGGGGGTAACTGCATCCGCAGAAGTGATTAGCGATCGCCTTACGCAAGCAGTTCAAACAGCGTTACACAATCAAGACTTTAATGTTACCCCACTGGTGAGTGTTAACGTCCTATCCGCACCAAATACTCAAAATTAG
- the infB gene encoding translation initiation factor IF-2 produces MNNGKVRIYDLSKELNLDNKELLAICDQLNIAVKSHSSTISENEAERIRALAEKYVAERSSSRRESTVTHANQINKTKPRPNLPPKQQILEIRKPKTPPRLNQNQAESPVASNSQPQGNSPVAPRPFASPAAPTKPMTPPPRPVRSAASEDAKVEVEAPEAPDSDNRDELTANFVEVQKPKEVPQKPQLVEPPARPVAPTMPQLNLPERPILKRDQAQRNRPAAAETRADSGSEKPARRPVGQKPGQLAAKAEPVPELQRPKVSRLNEPAAIANRPKLAGATSTEVDEEATQPATLLEIEDPEKLLKRPTPPRPQKGGKKWQEEEIDEGQDSGSKAGKAGAKTKRMKPIIDFDDEEDLDDADLDVEAPIKVSLSIARPPRQKAARPSGSGVTASPVGAVKSKKMAPAREQNRRREPEQKDERPEKIVITGTMTVQELAQALVVPDTEIVKILFLKGIAVNITQNLDIQTLTMVANELGVEVETAEPEAEARKVTEMLDVEDLENLQRRPPVVTIMGHVDHGKTTLLDSIRKTKVAQGEAGGITQHIGAYHVDVEHNGQMQQVVFLDTPGHEAFTAMRARGARVTDIAILVVAADDGVRPQTIEAISHAQAAEVPIIVAINKIDKEGAQPDRVKQELTQYGLTPEEWGGETIMVPVSAIKGENLDTLLEMILLVAEVEELSANPDRLSRGTVIEAHLDKAKGPVATLLVQNGTLHVGDVLVAGSAFGKVRAMVDDRGRRVEIASPSFAVEVLGLSDVPAAGDEFAVFSQEKEARAIAEERANKQRQSRLMQGRATLTSASAQAQEGELKELNLILKADVQGSVEAIVGALKQLPQNEVQIRLLLAAPGEVTETDIDLAAASNAVIIGFNTTLASGARQAADEAGVDVREYNIIYKLLEDIEGALEGLLEPELVEESLGQAEVRAVFPVGRGAVAGCYVLSGKLIRNCKVRVRRGSKIVYEGSLDSLKRMKEDVREVNAGYECGIGVDRFNDWAEGDIIEAFQMVTKRRTLGGARN; encoded by the coding sequence ATGAATAACGGCAAAGTAAGGATATACGATTTGTCAAAAGAATTGAATTTGGATAACAAAGAGCTACTAGCAATTTGTGACCAGCTTAATATTGCAGTCAAGAGTCACAGCAGCACGATCAGTGAAAATGAAGCAGAGCGAATTCGCGCTTTAGCTGAAAAGTATGTCGCCGAGCGTTCGTCGTCGCGGCGAGAATCAACCGTTACACACGCAAATCAAATTAACAAAACTAAACCTAGACCTAACTTGCCACCGAAGCAACAGATCTTGGAAATTCGTAAACCAAAGACCCCTCCTCGGCTTAACCAAAACCAGGCAGAGTCTCCAGTCGCCTCAAATTCTCAGCCGCAGGGAAATTCGCCCGTTGCTCCACGTCCTTTCGCATCACCAGCGGCACCTACTAAGCCGATGACTCCACCGCCACGCCCTGTACGTTCTGCGGCATCGGAAGACGCCAAAGTAGAAGTAGAAGCACCAGAAGCACCAGACAGCGACAATCGCGACGAGTTAACAGCAAACTTCGTAGAAGTTCAAAAACCCAAAGAAGTTCCCCAAAAACCACAACTCGTCGAACCGCCAGCCAGACCAGTCGCACCAACAATGCCACAACTCAATTTACCTGAGCGACCGATCCTCAAGCGCGATCAAGCTCAACGTAATAGACCAGCAGCGGCAGAGACAAGAGCAGATAGTGGTTCAGAAAAACCCGCACGTCGTCCTGTGGGGCAAAAACCAGGGCAACTAGCTGCCAAAGCAGAACCAGTACCAGAACTGCAAAGACCTAAGGTATCGCGGCTCAACGAACCAGCCGCGATCGCCAATCGTCCAAAACTTGCAGGAGCAACGAGTACAGAAGTCGATGAGGAAGCGACACAACCAGCGACGCTTTTAGAAATCGAAGATCCCGAAAAACTCCTCAAGCGACCAACACCACCCCGACCTCAAAAAGGTGGGAAAAAGTGGCAAGAAGAAGAAATTGATGAAGGACAGGATTCAGGGTCTAAAGCGGGTAAAGCAGGAGCAAAAACTAAGCGCATGAAACCCATCATCGATTTCGATGATGAAGAAGACCTAGATGATGCTGACCTCGATGTCGAAGCTCCAATTAAGGTGAGCCTGTCGATCGCCCGACCACCTAGACAGAAAGCGGCGCGTCCTAGTGGTTCAGGGGTGACAGCAAGTCCTGTTGGAGCGGTGAAAAGTAAAAAAATGGCTCCAGCGCGCGAACAAAATCGTCGCCGCGAACCTGAACAAAAAGATGAACGTCCAGAGAAAATCGTCATTACAGGCACAATGACCGTTCAGGAACTAGCACAAGCGCTGGTTGTGCCAGATACCGAGATCGTGAAAATCCTATTCCTTAAAGGTATTGCGGTTAATATCACGCAAAACTTGGACATTCAGACGCTGACGATGGTGGCGAACGAATTAGGCGTGGAAGTTGAAACCGCCGAACCCGAAGCCGAAGCCCGTAAAGTCACCGAAATGTTGGATGTGGAAGATCTGGAAAATCTCCAGCGTCGCCCACCAGTCGTCACGATCATGGGTCACGTAGACCACGGTAAGACGACATTGCTTGACTCAATTCGTAAAACCAAAGTCGCGCAAGGAGAAGCAGGCGGCATTACCCAACATATTGGCGCGTACCACGTCGATGTGGAACACAACGGGCAAATGCAGCAAGTCGTATTCCTCGATACTCCTGGTCACGAAGCCTTTACCGCAATGCGCGCTCGTGGAGCAAGGGTGACAGACATCGCTATTCTTGTCGTCGCTGCGGATGACGGCGTACGCCCACAAACGATTGAAGCCATCAGCCATGCGCAAGCGGCAGAAGTTCCCATCATTGTCGCGATTAACAAAATTGACAAAGAGGGCGCACAACCCGATCGCGTCAAACAAGAACTGACACAATACGGGCTAACTCCAGAAGAATGGGGCGGCGAAACAATTATGGTGCCAGTCAGCGCGATCAAAGGCGAAAACCTAGATACACTCCTAGAGATGATTCTCCTTGTTGCCGAAGTGGAAGAACTCTCGGCAAACCCCGACCGTCTTTCCAGAGGTACAGTCATTGAAGCACATCTTGACAAAGCCAAAGGACCTGTTGCGACTTTGTTAGTCCAAAACGGAACCTTACACGTAGGCGATGTCTTAGTAGCTGGCTCGGCGTTTGGTAAAGTTCGGGCAATGGTAGACGATCGCGGACGCCGTGTCGAAATCGCTTCGCCTTCATTCGCAGTAGAGGTCTTAGGCTTAAGCGACGTACCAGCCGCAGGCGACGAATTTGCCGTCTTCTCACAAGAGAAGGAAGCACGCGCGATCGCCGAGGAACGCGCCAACAAGCAACGGCAATCGCGCTTAATGCAAGGACGTGCTACGCTCACCAGCGCTTCCGCACAGGCACAAGAAGGCGAGTTGAAAGAACTCAACTTGATCCTCAAAGCCGACGTTCAAGGCTCAGTCGAAGCGATCGTTGGTGCGCTTAAGCAACTTCCGCAAAACGAAGTACAAATCCGCTTGTTGTTAGCAGCACCAGGCGAAGTTACCGAAACTGACATCGACTTGGCAGCGGCGAGTAACGCGGTAATCATTGGCTTCAACACAACGCTTGCTAGCGGCGCTCGACAAGCCGCCGATGAAGCCGGTGTAGACGTCCGCGAATACAATATCATCTACAAACTGCTGGAAGATATTGAAGGCGCGTTAGAAGGTCTATTAGAGCCAGAACTCGTTGAGGAATCCCTCGGTCAAGCCGAAGTACGTGCGGTCTTCCCTGTTGGGCGTGGCGCTGTTGCTGGTTGCTACGTTCTATCCGGTAAGCTGATTCGTAACTGCAAAGTGCGAGTACGGCGCGGTAGTAAGATTGTCTACGAAGGCTCGCTTGACTCGTTGAAACGGATGAAAGAAGATGTGCGCGAAGTTAATGCCGGATACGAGTGCGGTATTGGTGTCGATCGATTTAACGATTGGGCTGAAGGCGATATCATCGAAGCCTTCCAGATGGTAACGAAGCGCCGTACATTAGGAGGGGCTAGAAATTAG
- a CDS encoding alpha/beta hydrolase, protein MRLRFLHLAAALVASSVFLSSNGVFEIPVANAAERVVLRYRIFRQSLSVAELAQFAETGELSRSLRSNLARAGQDPATVRRYLTEPVKVNPVFLDRVLNSPVGNALLDEISQVIYTPSRRADRQALRAALVLSARDGQVSLIEVLQNYPTREVQVDGDRLEIAYRQLRRLSGNIQDILNRGARVRDLLNRVS, encoded by the coding sequence ATGCGTTTAAGATTCTTACATCTTGCTGCTGCATTAGTAGCAAGTAGTGTTTTTTTGAGTAGTAATGGAGTTTTTGAAATACCTGTGGCTAACGCGGCTGAACGCGTAGTTTTAAGATATCGAATTTTTCGCCAATCGCTTTCAGTTGCTGAACTCGCCCAATTTGCGGAAACGGGAGAACTTTCGCGATCGCTACGTTCTAATCTTGCCAGAGCAGGACAAGATCCGGCAACCGTACGCCGTTATTTAACTGAACCTGTTAAAGTCAATCCGGTTTTCTTGGATCGCGTGTTAAATAGCCCTGTGGGTAATGCTTTACTCGATGAAATCAGCCAAGTCATTTATACACCTTCACGCCGTGCAGATAGACAAGCATTACGCGCTGCTTTAGTCCTTTCCGCCCGTGATGGACAAGTTTCACTGATTGAAGTGCTGCAAAACTATCCCACACGCGAAGTACAAGTAGATGGCGATCGCTTAGAAATTGCTTATCGTCAGTTACGTCGCTTAAGCGGAAATATTCAAGATATTCTTAATCGTGGCGCACGCGTTCGAGACTTGCTCAATCGAGTCAGCTAA
- a CDS encoding YegS/Rv2252/BmrU family lipid kinase gives MSRTDACLIFNPVAGQSDPEQDLAQIREILEAEINLDIRFTTEEKGADEIAKEAIAQGATKIIASGGDGTLSTAAAALVGTDIPLGIISRGTANAFAAALELPNTIEAACQTILGGATRVVDAARCNNLPMVLLAGVGFEAETVKRADREAKNRFGMLAYVMAGLQELREMESFEAEIETEDKIITVTAVAVTVANAAPPTSILAQGPAGVVFDDGLLDVTVIAPVSRAGAIAASYHLLQTALNENAVQREDIGYLRAKRVIIRTNPSQRVVLDGELIGDTPIDVECVPGGLTIFVPQEAAPASPIEKLEGLPGLKVESKSTSGFEE, from the coding sequence ATGAGCCGAACTGATGCTTGTTTGATCTTTAATCCGGTTGCAGGTCAAAGCGATCCTGAGCAAGATTTAGCTCAAATTCGCGAAATTCTAGAAGCGGAAATTAATCTAGATATTCGGTTTACTACTGAGGAAAAGGGTGCAGACGAAATAGCTAAAGAGGCGATCGCTCAAGGTGCAACGAAAATCATTGCTTCTGGTGGTGATGGCACGCTATCTACAGCGGCGGCGGCATTAGTCGGTACAGACATTCCTCTGGGTATCATTTCTCGCGGTACAGCTAACGCTTTTGCGGCTGCTTTGGAGCTACCAAACACAATTGAAGCAGCTTGTCAAACAATTTTAGGCGGTGCGACACGTGTTGTCGATGCGGCACGGTGTAATAATTTACCAATGGTTTTGTTAGCAGGAGTAGGTTTTGAAGCTGAAACTGTCAAACGCGCCGATCGCGAAGCCAAAAATCGCTTTGGGATGTTGGCGTATGTTATGGCTGGGCTGCAAGAATTGCGCGAAATGGAGAGTTTTGAAGCCGAAATAGAAACTGAAGATAAAATCATCACAGTAACTGCGGTGGCGGTAACAGTTGCGAATGCTGCTCCTCCAACTTCAATTTTGGCACAAGGACCTGCCGGAGTCGTCTTTGACGACGGGCTACTCGATGTGACAGTGATTGCACCCGTATCGCGTGCAGGTGCGATCGCGGCTTCTTATCACTTACTTCAAACCGCGTTGAACGAAAATGCGGTACAGCGCGAGGATATCGGTTATCTCCGTGCCAAACGAGTTATTATCCGCACAAATCCATCCCAAAGAGTCGTGTTAGATGGCGAACTGATCGGTGACACTCCGATTGATGTTGAGTGCGTACCAGGAGGATTAACCATTTTTGTTCCACAAGAAGCCGCCCCAGCCTCTCCTATCGAAAAACTTGAAGGACTACCAGGCTTAAAAGTCGAGTCTAAATCTACTTCTGGGTTTGAAGAATAA
- a CDS encoding DUF1565 domain-containing protein produces MTNHDSNNRKSNIFRVISTKGRAPHLPLGAGLSALFLVATGAILGNSAIASSKKLAQFVVPTTNDPAPTPTLTPSPSPSPSPTPTSLPSPIPSPSPTPTSLPSPSPTLSPTQTTPTTPSTNQVPATTTVIYVNPQTGTDSAGAGSTAAAPFRTITYALSQAQPGTAIQLAPGTYSSETGEVFPLTIKQGVTLRGDEASKGQSIVITGGGQYISPTFARQNVTVRAENNSAVSGVTITNPNTRGTALWIESANPTVTNNTFIDSNRDGVFVTGTANPKIEGNVFSKNGGNGISVARSAQGEIRNNTFQDTGFGLAIGGASSPLVAENQIKENEDGIYISESARPVLRGNVIENNKRDGVVATINAQPDLGTAESAGNNIIRSNERYDVYNATRGNALLAVGNTIDAKRTSGKVNLVAPQFAFSDVQGLWAQPYIAALASREIIAGFPDGTFKPNEPVTRAQFAAIVSKAFTPTPQREAQDFNDVSRNFWGYQAIQSAYRGGFVAGYPGGAFQPQQQIPRVQVLVSLANGLNLRADNPNVLSTYADASQIPGYATDAVAAATQRQLVVNYPTPNQLNPNRPATRAEVAAFVYQALVNSGRAQAIASPYLVRVP; encoded by the coding sequence ATGACAAACCACGATTCAAATAATCGCAAATCAAATATTTTTAGAGTTATATCTACTAAAGGTCGTGCGCCACATCTACCCTTGGGTGCGGGATTGAGTGCATTATTTTTGGTTGCTACAGGTGCAATTTTAGGCAACAGCGCGATCGCCTCCTCTAAAAAGCTGGCTCAATTCGTTGTTCCCACAACCAACGATCCTGCTCCTACGCCAACTCTCACTCCATCACCATCGCCATCACCTAGCCCGACTCCAACTTCATTACCCTCACCAATACCATCACCTAGCCCGACTCCAACTTCATTACCCTCACCATCGCCAACCTTATCTCCCACTCAAACTACTCCGACGACTCCAAGTACAAATCAAGTTCCTGCAACGACAACAGTTATTTACGTCAATCCCCAAACAGGAACCGATAGTGCTGGTGCTGGAAGTACCGCCGCTGCTCCTTTCAGGACTATTACCTACGCACTTAGCCAAGCACAACCAGGCACAGCAATTCAGTTAGCCCCTGGGACTTACAGCAGTGAAACAGGAGAAGTTTTTCCACTTACCATTAAACAAGGTGTGACATTACGCGGCGATGAAGCTAGCAAAGGACAATCGATTGTCATTACAGGTGGTGGACAATACATCAGTCCTACGTTCGCGCGGCAAAATGTTACAGTACGCGCTGAAAATAATAGCGCGGTTAGCGGCGTGACGATTACCAACCCGAATACACGCGGAACCGCGCTGTGGATTGAATCTGCAAATCCTACCGTCACGAACAATACTTTTATCGATAGTAACCGCGACGGTGTTTTTGTAACTGGTACAGCCAATCCCAAAATTGAAGGTAATGTCTTTAGCAAAAACGGCGGTAATGGCATTTCAGTAGCACGTTCTGCCCAAGGTGAAATTCGCAACAATACGTTCCAAGATACAGGCTTTGGGTTGGCGATCGGTGGTGCTTCCTCACCGCTCGTTGCAGAAAACCAAATCAAAGAAAACGAAGATGGTATTTACATTTCTGAATCGGCACGTCCTGTTTTACGTGGTAACGTGATCGAGAACAACAAGCGCGATGGTGTTGTCGCAACCATCAACGCTCAACCGGATCTTGGTACGGCAGAAAGTGCAGGAAATAACATTATCCGTAGTAACGAGCGCTACGATGTTTACAACGCAACTCGTGGCAATGCTTTACTTGCTGTAGGTAATACGATTGATGCGAAGCGCACCTCAGGTAAAGTCAATCTTGTCGCACCACAATTTGCCTTTAGTGATGTTCAAGGATTATGGGCGCAACCGTACATTGCTGCTTTGGCATCGCGCGAGATTATTGCTGGATTTCCTGATGGCACGTTTAAGCCCAATGAACCAGTGACGCGCGCGCAATTCGCGGCGATTGTCAGCAAAGCGTTTACCCCAACACCGCAACGTGAGGCACAAGATTTTAACGACGTCAGCCGCAATTTCTGGGGATATCAAGCAATTCAAAGTGCTTATCGAGGAGGCTTTGTCGCGGGTTATCCTGGTGGTGCGTTTCAACCACAGCAGCAAATTCCCCGCGTTCAAGTATTAGTTTCTTTAGCAAATGGCTTGAATTTGCGTGCTGATAATCCAAATGTTCTTTCTACTTATGCTGATGCTTCCCAAATTCCAGGTTATGCTACTGATGCAGTTGCAGCAGCAACTCAAAGGCAACTTGTTGTCAACTACCCAACGCCAAATCAACTAAATCCTAATCGCCCTGCTACGCGTGCTGAAGTCGCAGCGTTTGTTTATCAAGCTCTCGTCAATTCTGGACGCGCACAAGCGATCGCATCCCCATATTTAGTAAGAGTTCCTTAA
- a CDS encoding YlxR family protein, producing MKPNYRRCISCRRVALKHEFWRIVRVYPSGELQLDQGMGRSAYLCPQAGCLQTAQKKNLLRRSLRISVPEAIYQALGQRLLTNPSVSETQKIETTLPIPNKN from the coding sequence ATGAAACCTAACTATCGACGCTGTATTAGTTGTCGTCGGGTCGCCTTGAAACATGAGTTCTGGCGAATTGTCCGCGTCTATCCTTCTGGGGAGTTACAATTAGATCAGGGTATGGGGCGTTCTGCATATCTTTGTCCGCAAGCTGGCTGTTTACAAACAGCCCAGAAGAAAAATCTGTTGCGGCGATCGCTGCGGATATCTGTTCCCGAAGCCATCTACCAAGCCTTAGGGCAACGTTTATTAACAAACCCATCTGTCAGTGAAACTCAAAAAATTGAAACCACACTACCGATCCCAAACAAAAATTAA